In Phyllopteryx taeniolatus isolate TA_2022b chromosome 13, UOR_Ptae_1.2, whole genome shotgun sequence, the following are encoded in one genomic region:
- the synj2bp gene encoding synaptojanin-2-binding protein isoform X1 encodes MNGSLISNTVDIKLKRGPAGLGFNIVGGVDQQDVVNDCGIYVSKLKEDGAAAVDGRLQEGDRILAINGVKLEDQTHKAAVDLFRTAGEDVELCVLKKSSHHTNGPAESQAEQAPLAPYLTRLAVLTGAAAAIFAFIYIRNIRRPF; translated from the exons ATGAACGGTTCGCTCATTTCAAACACGGTGGACATTAAACTCAAGCGTGGGCCTGCAG GCCTGGGCTTCAACATCGTGGGGGGCGTGGACCAACAGGACGTCGTCAACGACTGCGGCATCTACGTGTCCAAACTCAAGGAGGACGGCGCGGCGGCGGTTGACGGGCGGCTTCAGGAGGGCGACCGGATCCTGgcg ATCAATGGCGTCAAGCTGGAGGATCAGACACACAAAGCTGCAGTGGATTTGTTCCGGACAGCGGGGGAAGACGTGGAGCTGTGCGTTCTGAAAaag TCATCCCATCATACGAACGGACCCGCTGAATCCCAAGCCGAGCAAGCACCCCTGGCGCCCTATCTGACGAGACTCGCTGTGCTAACGGGAGCCGCCGCTGCCATCTTTGCATTCATTTACATCCGTAACATCAGAAGACCGTTTTAG
- the synj2bp gene encoding synaptojanin-2-binding protein isoform X2, whose amino-acid sequence MNGSLISNTVDIKLKRGPAGLGFNIVGGVDQQDVVNDCGIYVSKLKEDGAAAVDGRLQEGDRILAINGVKLEDQTHKAAVDLFRTAGEDVELCVLKKV is encoded by the exons ATGAACGGTTCGCTCATTTCAAACACGGTGGACATTAAACTCAAGCGTGGGCCTGCAG GCCTGGGCTTCAACATCGTGGGGGGCGTGGACCAACAGGACGTCGTCAACGACTGCGGCATCTACGTGTCCAAACTCAAGGAGGACGGCGCGGCGGCGGTTGACGGGCGGCTTCAGGAGGGCGACCGGATCCTGgcg ATCAATGGCGTCAAGCTGGAGGATCAGACACACAAAGCTGCAGTGGATTTGTTCCGGACAGCGGGGGAAGACGTGGAGCTGTGCGTTCTGAAAaag GTCTGA
- the lgals3a gene encoding galectin-3, translating into MSDFSLTDALGDSTPSQAKPQGNTNPSAPANNPPPPSNPGWPSSAPGAPTQPSAPSGFSGGTGPGAPGQFPFPSGPGAPGHYPGPPSAPGGFPSAPGMPGQYPPAPGAPGQYPVSPGAPGQFPGHYPPEGAPGQLPGGPVPYPAGPFPSGPGAPPGPYPNMPLPGNYPTGGNGMYGPGGSGGFPPPAGPGAFPAFPSGGGFPPIPAGSWGHGGGGFPPAPGPFGPSPGPMGPYDNPAAPGGMLMVPYDLPLHAGLMPRLVITIVGEPIPGASRFHMDFMKGSDVVFHFNPRFHEQTIVRNSSIGGCWGPEERGGVFPFVQGQRFELKILVEEDVFKVAVDGNHLLEYEHRVGGLEDVTLLRVTGDVALYSVAPNMI; encoded by the exons ATGTCGGATTTCTCG CTTACAGATGCTTTGGGAGACAGCACCCCGAGCCAGGCCAAACCGCAAGGCAACACCAACCCGTCAGCACCAGCAAACAACCCTCCGCCTCCTTCTAACCCCGGATGGCCATCGTCAGCCCCGGGAGCTCCCACCCAGCCCTCAGCCCCTTCCGGCTTCTCCGGCGGCACCGGCCCCGGCGCGCCGGGCCAGTTCCCTTTCCCCTCTGGCCCCGGAGCGCCGGGCCACTACCCGGGGCCCCCTTCGGCGCCGGGTGGGTTCCCATCTGCTCCCGGGATGCCTGGACAGTATCCTCCAGCGCCAGGGGCTCCAGGGCAGTACCCCGTCAGCCCCGGTGCGCCTGGGCAGTTCCCAGGGCACTACCCACCTGAAGGAGCACCTGGTCAGCTACCCGGTGGGCCTGTTCCTTACCCAGCTGGACCTTTCCCCTCTGGTCCCGGAGCTCCTCCTGGGCCTTATCCCAACATGCCTCTCCCGGGTAACTACCCAACAGGGGGTAACGGCATGTATGGTCCGGGGGGTTCGGGCGGATTCCCCCCTCCTGCCGGCCCAGGTGCCTTCCCGGCATTCCCCTCTGGTGGAGGCTTCCCCCCTATTCCCGCTGGCTCTTGGGGACATGGTGGCGGAGGTTTCCCACCGGCACCCGGCCCCTTCGGTCCCAGTCCTGGCCCGATGGGTCCTTACGACAACCCCGCTGCTCCAGGAGGCATGCTG ATGGTGCCAtacgatctcccgctccatgcCGGACTGATGCCGCGTCTTGTCATCACCATCGTTGGGGAACCGATTCCTGGAGCAAGCAG GTTCCACATGGACTTCATGAAGGGTTCAGACGTGGTCTTTCACTTCAACCCTCGCTTCCACGAGCAGACCATCGTCAGAAACTCCAGCATCGGAGGATGTTGGGGGCCAGAGGAAAGGGGCGGAGTTTTCCCCTTTGTTCAGGGCCAACGCTTTGAG CTGAAGATCCTGGTGGAGGAGGACGTGTTCAAGGTGGCCGTGGACGGCAACCACCTGCTGGAGTACGAGCACCGCGTGGGCGGCCTGGAGGACGTCACCCTGCTGCGGGTGACGGGCGACGTGGCGCTGTACAGCGTGGCGCCCAACATGATCTGA
- the gmfb gene encoding glia maturation factor beta, with product MSESLTVCDVDEDLVQKLKKFRLRKETNNAAIVMKIDKDKQLVILEEEHEDISPDDLKDELPERQPRFVVYSYKYQHDDGRVSYPLCFIFSSPVGCRPEQQMMYAGSKNKLVHTAEMTKVFEIRNTEDLTEEWLREKLSFFR from the exons atg AGTGAGTCACTGACAGTGTGCGATGTGGACGAAGATCTGGTCCAGAAGTTGAAGAAGTTCCGCCTCCGCAAGGAGACCAACAACGCAGCCATCGTCA TGAAGATCGATAAAGACAAACAACTTGTGATCCTGGAAGAAGAACACGAG gacatttctcccgacGACCTGAAAGACGAGCTCCCGGAGAGACAGCCCCGATTTGTGGTGTACAGTTACAAATACCAGCACGATGACGGACGAGTGTCCTATCCTCTTTGCTTCATCTTCTCTAGCCCCGTGG GTTGCAGACCGGAGCAGCAGATGATGTACGCGGGCAGTAAAAACAAGCTGGTGCATACTGCTGAAATGACCAAG GTGTTTGAGATCCGGAACACAGAGGACCTGACGGAGGAATGGCTGCGGGAGAAACTTAGCTTCTTCCGCTAA
- the cnih1 gene encoding protein cornichon homolog 1 isoform X1: MAFTFAAFCYMLALLLTAALIFFAIWHIIAFDELKTDYKNPIDQCNTLNPTVEKVKKIKRVKIALKLVLPEYLIHFFFCVMFFCAAEWLTLVLNLPLLAYHVWRYMSRPVMSCPGLYDPTTIMNADILAYCQKEGWCKLAFYLLSFFYYLYGMIYVLVSS; this comes from the exons ATGGCGTTCACGTTCGCGGCCTTTTGTTACATGCTCGCATTACTGCTCACGGCGGCGCTCATCTTCTTTGCCATCTGGCAC ATAATCGCGTTCGACGAGCTGAAGACGGACTACAAGAATCCCATAGATCAGTGTAACACTTTAAATCCA acagtcGAAAAGGTAAAAAAGATTAAACGAGTCAAAATTGCCCTGAAG CTGGTGCTTCCTGAGTATCTCATCCACTTCTTCTTCTGCGTCATGTTCTTCTGCGCCGCCGAGTGGCTCACGCTCGTCCTCAACCTGCCGCTGTTGGCCTACCATGTCTGGAG GTACATGAGCAGACCAGTGATGAGCTGTCCAGGACTGTACGACCCGACGACCATCATGAATGCTGACATCCTGGCGTACTGTCAGAAGGAAGGCTGGTGCAAGCTGGCCTTCTACCTCCTCTCCTTCTTCTACTATCTCTACGG CATGATCTACGTTTTGGTGAGCTCATAA
- the cnih1 gene encoding protein cornichon homolog 1 isoform X2 — protein MAFTFAAFCYMLALLLTAALIFFAIWHIIAFDELKTDYKNPIDQCNTLNPLVLPEYLIHFFFCVMFFCAAEWLTLVLNLPLLAYHVWRYMSRPVMSCPGLYDPTTIMNADILAYCQKEGWCKLAFYLLSFFYYLYGMIYVLVSS, from the exons ATGGCGTTCACGTTCGCGGCCTTTTGTTACATGCTCGCATTACTGCTCACGGCGGCGCTCATCTTCTTTGCCATCTGGCAC ATAATCGCGTTCGACGAGCTGAAGACGGACTACAAGAATCCCATAGATCAGTGTAACACTTTAAATCCA CTGGTGCTTCCTGAGTATCTCATCCACTTCTTCTTCTGCGTCATGTTCTTCTGCGCCGCCGAGTGGCTCACGCTCGTCCTCAACCTGCCGCTGTTGGCCTACCATGTCTGGAG GTACATGAGCAGACCAGTGATGAGCTGTCCAGGACTGTACGACCCGACGACCATCATGAATGCTGACATCCTGGCGTACTGTCAGAAGGAAGGCTGGTGCAAGCTGGCCTTCTACCTCCTCTCCTTCTTCTACTATCTCTACGG CATGATCTACGTTTTGGTGAGCTCATAA